The Streptomyces avermitilis MA-4680 = NBRC 14893 genome contains a region encoding:
- a CDS encoding 6-pyruvoyl trahydropterin synthase family protein: protein MFSITVRDHIMIAHSFRGEVFGPAQRLHGATFLVDATFRRAELDDDNIVVDIGLATQELGGVVSELNYRNLDNEPDFAHTNTSTEFLAKVIADRLAERVHKGALGEGARGLAGISVTLHESHIAWASYERAL from the coding sequence TTGTTCAGCATCACCGTCCGCGATCACATCATGATCGCCCACAGCTTCCGCGGCGAGGTCTTCGGACCCGCGCAGCGTCTGCACGGAGCGACGTTCCTCGTGGACGCCACCTTCCGCCGCGCCGAGCTGGACGACGACAACATCGTCGTCGACATCGGACTGGCCACACAGGAGCTGGGAGGTGTGGTGAGCGAGCTGAACTACCGGAACCTCGACAACGAGCCCGACTTCGCCCACACCAACACCTCGACGGAGTTCCTCGCCAAGGTCATCGCCGACCGGCTCGCCGAGCGCGTGCACAAGGGAGCGCTGGGCGAGGGCGCCCGCGGCCTGGCGGGCATCTCGGTCACGCTGCACGAGTCGCACATCGCCTGGGCGAGTTACGAGCGTGCTCTGTGA
- the ribA gene encoding GTP cyclohydrolase II: protein MTENFGVLGGTAHLSGVERVVNAPLPTVYGDFHAVGYLDHDRGEEQVALVYGEIGDIGGLGGVRGAGEEGVLTRLHSECLTGDAFGSRHCECGPQLTTALREIVAAGRGILVYLRGHEGRGIGLLAKLRAMKLQAEGLDTVEANLALGLPVDARDYGVAAKILHDLGVRSVRLLSNNPRKLESLLQHGINVVEQVPLLIPPCEENITYLRTKRERLDHILPHLDAVARSS from the coding sequence ATGACAGAAAACTTTGGCGTACTCGGCGGGACTGCGCATCTCTCAGGTGTCGAACGAGTCGTGAATGCCCCCCTGCCCACCGTGTACGGCGATTTCCATGCCGTCGGTTACCTCGACCACGATCGCGGAGAGGAGCAAGTGGCCCTGGTGTACGGCGAGATCGGTGACATCGGGGGCCTCGGCGGTGTGCGTGGCGCCGGGGAGGAGGGGGTGCTCACCCGGCTCCATTCGGAATGCCTGACAGGGGACGCCTTCGGGTCCAGGCACTGCGAGTGCGGCCCCCAACTCACCACCGCCCTGCGGGAGATCGTCGCCGCGGGGCGCGGCATCCTCGTCTACCTCCGCGGCCACGAGGGCCGGGGGATCGGCCTGCTCGCCAAGCTGCGCGCGATGAAGCTCCAGGCGGAGGGGCTGGACACCGTGGAGGCGAACCTCGCCCTCGGCCTCCCGGTGGACGCCCGTGACTACGGGGTGGCGGCGAAGATCCTGCACGACCTCGGGGTGAGGTCCGTACGCCTGCTCTCCAACAACCCGCGCAAACTGGAGTCGCTGCTCCAGCACGGCATCAACGTCGTCGAACAGGTTCCGCTGCTGATACCGCCGTGCGAGGAGAACATCACCTATCTGCGCACCAAGCGGGAGCGGCTCGACCACATCCTGCCGCACCTGGACGCCGTGGCCCGCTCCTCCTGA
- a CDS encoding NAD(P)/FAD-dependent oxidoreductase, which translates to MNTHADVVVIGGGVMGTSIAYHLARAGVRDVVLVERDELASGSTSRAAGGVRAQFSDELNIRLGARSLEAFGRFGEEPGQDIGLHRVGYLFLLSTPEEVAAFETGVRLQNSLGVPSRMLEPAEARRLSPLITTDGLLAAAFSPDDGHCTPESVVHGYAAAARRHGAKVLRHCEVTGIETRGDDITAVLTRRGRIGTGTVICAAGAWSKAVGAMVGVDLPVRPLRRQIAVTEPVTGLPPGLPMTIDFTSSLYFHTEGPGLLVGMSDPDETTGFSTETHDRWIPRLCEAMERRAPPLLDLRRTGGWAGLYEITPDHNALIGEAGSCSRFLYATGFSGHGFLQGPAVGEVIRDLYLDRVPFVDISPLSVERFAADAPRPEVNRV; encoded by the coding sequence ATGAACACACACGCCGACGTGGTCGTCATCGGCGGCGGGGTGATGGGCACGAGCATCGCCTACCACCTGGCCCGCGCGGGCGTACGCGACGTCGTCCTGGTGGAGCGCGACGAACTCGCCTCCGGTTCGACCTCGCGGGCCGCGGGCGGCGTACGGGCGCAGTTCTCCGACGAGCTCAACATCCGGCTCGGCGCCCGGAGCCTGGAGGCGTTCGGCCGGTTTGGGGAGGAACCGGGGCAGGACATCGGGCTGCACCGGGTCGGCTATCTGTTCCTGCTGTCCACTCCGGAGGAGGTCGCCGCGTTCGAGACGGGGGTCCGGCTCCAGAACTCCCTGGGTGTGCCGAGCCGCATGCTCGAACCGGCCGAGGCGCGCCGCCTCTCGCCGCTCATCACCACCGACGGGCTGCTGGCCGCCGCCTTCTCACCGGACGACGGGCACTGCACGCCCGAGTCGGTGGTCCACGGCTACGCGGCCGCCGCCCGCCGCCACGGCGCGAAGGTGCTGCGGCATTGCGAGGTCACCGGCATCGAGACCCGCGGCGACGACATCACGGCCGTACTCACCCGGCGCGGACGCATCGGGACCGGCACGGTGATCTGCGCGGCCGGCGCCTGGTCGAAGGCCGTCGGCGCCATGGTCGGGGTGGACCTGCCGGTGCGGCCGCTGCGCCGCCAGATCGCCGTCACGGAGCCGGTCACCGGTCTGCCGCCCGGGCTGCCCATGACCATCGACTTCACCAGCAGCCTCTACTTCCACACCGAAGGCCCGGGTCTCCTCGTCGGCATGTCCGACCCCGACGAGACCACCGGCTTCTCGACCGAGACCCACGACCGCTGGATCCCCCGGCTGTGCGAGGCGATGGAACGCCGCGCGCCCCCCCTGCTCGACCTGCGCCGCACCGGCGGCTGGGCGGGCCTGTACGAGATCACACCGGACCACAACGCGCTGATCGGCGAGGCGGGTTCCTGCTCCCGTTTCCTGTACGCGACCGGCTTCTCCGGGCATGGCTTCCTCCAGGGACCCGCGGTCGGCGAGGTGATCCGTGATCTGTACCTCGACCGCGTACCGTTCGTCGACATCAGCCCCCTGAGCGTCGAGCGGTTCGCCGCCGACGCGCCGCGTCCGGAGGTCAACCGCGTATGA
- a CDS encoding ornithine cyclodeaminase family protein, with protein sequence MTDDDVLYLSSRRVTELLDTDAAIASQRAAFTALGDGTAELPGKIMYPSRFDDSVVFAYVSRLSADTGTVAKFGSVNPGNPAAGLASVHAVINALDPVTGRLVAVMDGTAVTTLRTAAASAVAFDALATADASELGLLGSGTQALAHARAVARVRDLRSVRVWSPNPGRREQAAQRLAAELGVAAKGVDTAEEAVAQVPMVAACTLSRTPVVRGEWLAPGCTVVSVGSFEPTRSEVDAEVLRRAAAVVVDDPGTAADHAGPVVDALRERRLAPDDLIPLGAVVTGRHTARTSPGDIVFYNSVGLGIQDAAAAWAVIAAARGPREHP encoded by the coding sequence ATGACCGACGACGACGTCCTCTACCTCTCCTCGCGCCGCGTGACGGAACTGCTGGACACCGACGCGGCGATCGCCTCGCAGCGCGCCGCGTTCACCGCGCTCGGCGACGGCACCGCCGAGCTCCCCGGCAAGATCATGTACCCCAGCCGGTTCGACGACAGTGTCGTCTTCGCGTACGTCTCGCGGCTGTCCGCGGACACCGGGACCGTCGCCAAGTTCGGCAGCGTCAATCCCGGGAACCCGGCCGCAGGTCTGGCCAGCGTCCACGCGGTGATCAACGCGCTCGACCCGGTGACCGGCCGGCTCGTGGCCGTCATGGACGGTACGGCGGTCACCACACTGCGGACCGCCGCCGCGAGCGCCGTCGCCTTCGACGCGCTGGCCACCGCCGACGCCTCCGAGCTGGGCCTTCTCGGCTCCGGCACCCAGGCACTCGCCCATGCGCGGGCCGTCGCCCGGGTGCGGGACCTCAGGTCCGTACGCGTCTGGAGCCCGAACCCCGGCCGCCGCGAGCAGGCGGCCCAGCGGCTCGCCGCCGAACTCGGTGTCGCCGCCAAGGGTGTCGACACCGCCGAGGAAGCCGTGGCCCAAGTGCCCATGGTCGCCGCCTGCACACTGAGCAGGACGCCGGTCGTACGCGGCGAGTGGCTCGCGCCGGGGTGCACGGTGGTGAGCGTGGGTTCCTTCGAGCCGACCCGCAGCGAGGTCGACGCCGAGGTGCTGCGGCGGGCCGCGGCGGTGGTCGTCGACGATCCGGGGACCGCGGCCGACCACGCGGGACCGGTGGTGGACGCGCTGCGGGAGCGGCGGCTCGCCCCGGACGACCTGATCCCGCTCGGCGCCGTGGTCACCGGCCGGCACACCGCGCGGACGAGCCCCGGCGACATCGTCTTCTACAACAGCGTCGGACTCGGCATCCAGGACGCGGCGGCGGCCTGGGCCGTGATCGCCGCGGCCCGCGGACCACGGGAGCACCCATGA
- a CDS encoding zinc-dependent alcohol dehydrogenase yields MELTGRAFWLRSPGHGELRDVELHKPADGEVLVRALYSGVSRGTETLVFRGGVPESQQAAMRAPFQEGDFPAPVKYGYLSVGTVEYGPRELVGRTVFCLYPHQSRYVVPASAVTVIPDAVPAARAVLAGTVETAVNALWDAAPLVGDRIAVVGGGMVGCSVAALLARFPGVRVQLVDADPARADIARALGVGFALPEDALGECDLVVHASATEAGLTRSLELLAPEGTVLEMSWYGDRRVSLPLGEAFHSRRLVVRSSQVGTVSPSGRPGRTYADRLALALELLAEPAFDALVTGECAFEELPDVLPRLASGELAGLCHRVLYDAG; encoded by the coding sequence ATGGAACTCACAGGACGCGCCTTCTGGCTGCGCTCGCCCGGACACGGCGAGCTGCGGGACGTGGAGCTGCACAAGCCCGCCGACGGCGAGGTGCTCGTGCGCGCGCTCTACTCGGGCGTCAGCCGCGGCACGGAGACCCTCGTCTTTCGCGGTGGCGTACCCGAGAGCCAACAGGCCGCCATGCGAGCGCCCTTCCAGGAAGGCGATTTCCCGGCGCCGGTGAAGTACGGCTACCTGAGTGTCGGAACGGTCGAGTACGGGCCGCGGGAGCTCGTCGGGCGGACCGTCTTCTGCCTCTATCCGCATCAGAGCCGGTACGTCGTCCCCGCCTCCGCGGTCACTGTCATCCCGGATGCCGTACCCGCCGCCCGGGCCGTCCTCGCCGGCACCGTCGAGACCGCCGTCAACGCGCTGTGGGACGCCGCGCCCCTCGTCGGCGACCGCATCGCCGTGGTCGGCGGCGGCATGGTCGGCTGTTCCGTCGCCGCGCTCCTCGCCCGCTTTCCCGGCGTCCGCGTCCAGCTCGTCGACGCCGACCCGGCGCGCGCCGACATCGCCCGCGCGCTCGGCGTCGGCTTCGCCCTGCCCGAGGACGCCCTCGGCGAGTGCGACCTGGTGGTGCACGCCAGCGCCACCGAGGCGGGGCTCACCCGGTCCCTCGAACTCCTCGCCCCGGAGGGGACCGTCCTCGAAATGAGCTGGTACGGCGACCGGCGCGTCAGCCTGCCGCTCGGCGAGGCCTTCCACTCCCGGCGGCTCGTCGTGCGCAGCAGCCAGGTCGGCACCGTGTCGCCGTCCGGGCGCCCCGGACGCACGTACGCCGACCGGCTCGCGCTCGCCCTCGAACTGCTCGCCGAACCCGCGTTCGACGCGCTCGTCACCGGCGAGTGCGCCTTCGAAGAACTCCCCGACGTGCTGCCACGGCTTGCCAGTGGTGAGCTTGCGGGGTTGTGCCACCGAGTTCTGTACGACGCCGGCTGA
- a CDS encoding saccharopine dehydrogenase family protein, protein MSDPVPASGTVHWIGAGLSTGSGLAAVCVAADRVRLWHRTEERAAQALDHLGLAGRAEPRAYTLPALAAELAPGDVVVSMLPAPEHAPLLALCVQGRAHFACSSYVSDAVLDQVPAAAAAGVVVLTEAGLDPGIDHLFAHSLIARAQEAIGSETAAEVSLTSYCGGVPAVPNDFKYRFSWAPAGVLNALRSPARYLDHGAETTTDRPWEATRPHVVDGETFEVYPNRDSVPFIGQYGLPAAWKPQTFVRGTLRLDGWLRAWGAVFEELKAGDDERIAALAAELATTYPTTEEDRDRVVLAVSLEVRSGTGATWSGRYLLDLEGTPEESAMARCVSRTLGLGVRHVLDGDLPAGLNRAAETAQRSEEWLGELRREGIDFALRTDG, encoded by the coding sequence ATGTCTGACCCGGTTCCCGCGAGCGGTACCGTCCACTGGATCGGCGCGGGCCTGTCCACGGGCAGCGGCCTCGCGGCCGTGTGCGTCGCCGCCGACCGCGTACGGCTGTGGCATCGCACCGAGGAGCGCGCGGCACAGGCTCTCGACCACCTGGGGCTCGCCGGGCGCGCCGAGCCCCGCGCGTACACGCTCCCCGCGCTGGCGGCCGAGCTCGCACCCGGAGACGTGGTGGTCTCCATGCTGCCCGCCCCGGAACACGCCCCGCTGCTCGCCCTCTGCGTCCAGGGCCGGGCTCACTTCGCCTGCTCCAGCTATGTGTCGGACGCGGTGCTCGACCAGGTCCCGGCGGCCGCCGCGGCAGGCGTCGTCGTGCTCACCGAGGCCGGGCTCGACCCCGGCATCGACCACCTGTTCGCCCACAGTCTGATCGCACGGGCCCAGGAGGCGATCGGATCCGAAACGGCGGCGGAGGTGAGTCTGACGTCGTACTGCGGCGGCGTCCCGGCGGTCCCCAACGACTTCAAGTACCGCTTCAGCTGGGCACCCGCGGGAGTGCTCAACGCCCTGCGCTCACCCGCGCGTTACCTCGACCACGGGGCCGAGACGACGACGGACCGGCCGTGGGAGGCGACGCGGCCCCATGTCGTCGACGGCGAGACCTTCGAGGTCTACCCCAACCGGGACAGTGTTCCCTTCATCGGCCAGTACGGCCTGCCGGCCGCCTGGAAACCGCAGACGTTCGTCCGCGGCACCCTCCGGCTCGACGGCTGGCTGCGGGCCTGGGGCGCGGTCTTCGAGGAACTGAAAGCGGGTGACGACGAGCGCATCGCGGCGCTCGCGGCGGAGCTGGCCACGACGTACCCGACGACGGAGGAGGACCGCGACCGCGTGGTTCTCGCCGTGTCCCTGGAGGTGCGGAGCGGCACGGGGGCGACCTGGTCGGGCCGCTACCTGCTGGACCTCGAAGGCACCCCGGAGGAGAGCGCGATGGCCCGCTGCGTCTCCCGCACACTGGGGCTGGGGGTGCGCCACGTACTCGACGGCGACCTGCCGGCCGGCTTGAACCGCGCGGCGGAGACGGCGC
- a CDS encoding CDP-alcohol phosphatidyltransferase family protein has product MALNHTYDARLLQQETTVGAGVQILLLALLGSAIGMGPAGWLTGLAFALATWAVLTRAVLRSRLRSFGLANRVTLGRATLVGGVTALVADSFESSPPITLFVGLTAVALILDGVDGKVARHTGTSSALGARFDMEVDAFLILVLSVYVSMSLGPWVLLIGAMRYVFVAAARAMPWLNGELPPSTARKTVAALQGVVLLVAGAGILPQAVTLGAVALALGSLVWSFGRDIGWLWRTNARTA; this is encoded by the coding sequence GTGGCCCTGAACCACACATACGACGCGAGGCTTTTGCAGCAGGAGACGACCGTGGGAGCGGGCGTGCAGATCCTGTTGCTGGCCTTGTTGGGCTCGGCGATCGGGATGGGCCCGGCGGGCTGGCTGACGGGCCTGGCGTTCGCGCTCGCCACCTGGGCGGTCCTGACCCGCGCCGTGCTCCGCTCGCGTCTGCGGTCGTTCGGCCTGGCCAACCGGGTGACGCTGGGACGCGCGACGCTGGTCGGCGGCGTCACGGCCCTGGTCGCGGACTCCTTCGAGAGCTCGCCCCCGATCACGCTCTTCGTCGGGCTGACGGCGGTGGCCCTGATCCTCGACGGCGTGGACGGCAAGGTGGCCCGGCACACGGGCACGTCGTCGGCGCTGGGGGCACGGTTCGACATGGAGGTCGACGCGTTCCTGATCCTGGTGCTGAGCGTGTACGTGTCGATGTCGCTGGGTCCCTGGGTCCTGCTGATCGGGGCGATGCGGTACGTGTTCGTGGCGGCGGCGCGGGCGATGCCGTGGCTGAACGGGGAGTTGCCGCCGAGCACGGCGCGCAAGACGGTGGCGGCGCTGCAAGGGGTCGTGCTGCTGGTGGCGGGGGCCGGGATTCTCCCGCAGGCGGTGACACTCGGGGCGGTGGCGCTGGCTCTGGGGTCGCTGGTGTGGTCGTTCGGGCGGGACATCGGGTGGCTTTGGCGGACGAACGCCCGTACGGCGTGA
- a CDS encoding saccharopine dehydrogenase produces the protein MTQLHLWLRHESRTTERRTPVVPSDARRLVESGVRLTVEDSPQRIFPTEAYEAVGCEIAEAGSWVSAPPDAVIVGLKELPDEPAELVHRHVFFGHAYKRQPGAEALLRRFAAGGGALFDLEYLVDDDGRRLAAFGYWAGYLGAALAVLHHRGGLGTPLRPTSKEELEAELRSSEGELTALVIGALGRSGRGARVALGEAGVEPTCWDLAETRDLDRPVLLEHELLVNTVLTTRPIPPFLTDKDLDEPGRRLRTLADVTVDVGSPLNVLPVYDTTTDWAHPVRRLREAPPLDLIAIDNLPSLLPREASTDFSAALLPSLLDFGTAESRGRSGGPGVRSGGPWGRCLDRFHEACRELGIELGTDDTEVRDV, from the coding sequence ATGACCCAGCTCCACTTGTGGCTGCGCCACGAGTCCCGTACGACCGAGCGGCGCACGCCCGTCGTACCGTCCGACGCCCGACGGCTCGTCGAGAGCGGGGTGCGGCTGACCGTGGAGGACTCACCGCAGCGGATCTTTCCGACCGAGGCGTACGAGGCGGTGGGCTGCGAGATCGCCGAGGCGGGCTCATGGGTGTCGGCGCCACCGGACGCCGTGATCGTCGGCCTCAAGGAACTCCCGGACGAGCCCGCCGAACTGGTTCACCGGCATGTCTTCTTCGGGCACGCGTACAAGCGGCAGCCCGGAGCCGAGGCGCTGCTGCGCAGGTTCGCGGCCGGCGGCGGGGCCCTGTTCGACCTCGAGTACCTGGTGGACGACGACGGACGCCGGCTGGCCGCGTTCGGCTACTGGGCCGGATACCTGGGGGCGGCGCTCGCCGTGCTCCACCACCGGGGCGGCCTCGGCACCCCGCTGCGGCCGACGTCGAAGGAGGAGCTGGAGGCGGAACTCCGCTCCTCCGAGGGTGAGTTGACGGCGCTGGTCATCGGGGCCCTGGGCCGCAGCGGCCGGGGCGCCCGCGTGGCCCTCGGCGAGGCCGGCGTCGAACCCACCTGCTGGGACCTGGCCGAGACGCGCGATCTCGACCGACCGGTTCTCCTGGAGCACGAGTTGCTGGTCAACACCGTGCTCACCACCCGGCCGATCCCGCCGTTCCTCACGGACAAGGACCTGGACGAGCCGGGCCGTCGGCTGCGGACGCTCGCGGACGTCACCGTCGACGTCGGATCGCCCCTGAACGTCCTGCCGGTCTACGACACGACCACCGACTGGGCGCACCCCGTCCGCCGCCTCCGCGAGGCGCCGCCGCTCGACCTCATCGCGATCGACAACCTGCCGTCCCTGCTGCCCCGGGAGGCGAGCACGGACTTCTCGGCGGCACTGCTGCCGTCGCTGCTCGACTTCGGCACCGCTGAATCCCGGGGACGGTCCGGCGGACCCGGGGTACGGTCCGGCGGACCGTGGGGACGGTGCCTGGACCGCTTCCACGAGGCCTGCCGTGAACTCGGCATCGAACTCGGCACCGACGACACGGAGGTCCGCGATGTCTGA
- a CDS encoding glycosyltransferase family 4 protein, whose product MNTARETAAKVVDQAALNYVPVQHAALKNAEIIPMSLRTAHFVMPGGVDDPAMPSGGNAYDRRICLDLPGFGWQVHKHLVDGSWPRPGADARAELARTLRELPDGTVVLLDGLVACPVPEIVVPEAERLRLAVLVHLPLGDETGLDPAVAAELDRLERTTLRAVSAVVATSDWAVRRLVSHHGLAPDRVHAAAPGADIAPLASGTDGVSRLLCVAAVTLRKGQHRLIEALATVTDLPWTCSFVGGLGQDPEYVARLRALIDQHGLGDRLHLAGPQAGAELDASYAAADLMVLASYAETYGMAVTEALARGIPVLATDVGGVPEAVGRAPDGGVPGILVPPEDPAALAAELRGWFGEADVRRRLKAAARGRRAALDGWATTARSLAGVLSRLPDTSRRAA is encoded by the coding sequence ATGAACACCGCCCGCGAGACGGCCGCGAAGGTCGTCGACCAGGCAGCCCTGAACTACGTGCCCGTGCAGCACGCGGCTCTCAAGAACGCCGAGATCATCCCCATGTCCCTGCGCACCGCCCACTTCGTGATGCCCGGCGGCGTCGACGACCCGGCCATGCCGAGCGGCGGCAACGCCTACGACCGCCGGATCTGCCTCGACCTGCCCGGCTTCGGCTGGCAGGTCCACAAGCACTTGGTCGACGGCAGCTGGCCCCGGCCCGGCGCGGACGCCCGCGCCGAACTCGCCCGTACGCTGCGGGAACTGCCCGACGGCACGGTCGTCCTGCTCGACGGACTCGTCGCCTGCCCAGTGCCCGAGATCGTCGTGCCCGAGGCCGAACGGCTGCGTCTGGCCGTACTGGTGCACCTTCCCCTGGGTGACGAGACCGGGCTCGACCCCGCCGTCGCCGCCGAACTCGACCGGCTGGAGCGCACGACCCTGCGTGCCGTGTCCGCGGTCGTCGCCACCAGCGACTGGGCGGTCCGCCGGCTCGTCTCCCACCACGGGCTCGCCCCCGACCGCGTCCATGCCGCCGCCCCCGGCGCCGACATCGCCCCCCTCGCCTCCGGCACCGACGGCGTCTCCCGGCTGCTGTGCGTCGCCGCGGTGACGCTGCGCAAGGGACAGCACCGGCTGATCGAGGCCCTCGCGACCGTCACCGACCTGCCCTGGACCTGCTCGTTCGTCGGCGGGCTCGGACAGGACCCCGAGTACGTCGCACGGCTCCGCGCCCTGATCGACCAGCACGGCCTCGGTGACCGGCTGCACCTCGCGGGACCCCAGGCGGGCGCCGAACTCGACGCGAGCTACGCCGCCGCCGACCTCATGGTCCTCGCCTCGTACGCCGAGACATACGGCATGGCCGTCACCGAAGCCCTGGCCCGCGGCATCCCCGTCCTCGCCACCGACGTCGGCGGGGTTCCCGAAGCGGTCGGGCGCGCGCCCGACGGCGGGGTGCCCGGCATCCTCGTACCGCCGGAGGATCCGGCGGCGCTCGCCGCGGAACTGCGCGGCTGGTTCGGCGAGGCCGATGTACGGCGCCGGCTGAAGGCGGCCGCGCGCGGGCGGCGGGCCGCGCTGGACGGCTGGGCGACGACCGCCCGCAGCCTGGCGGGCGTACTGTCCCGGCTGCCCGACACGTCCCGGAGGGCGGCATGA
- a CDS encoding creatininase family protein, producing the protein MSSSGSQSTVSGLLPQDTTEDVRERGSGAVRQVAVLPVGSFEQHGAFLPLATDTLVACAIAREVAAAYPVHLLPPVTISCSHEHAAWPGTVSISSVTLHAVVRDIADSLRRSGVETLVLVNAHGGNYVLGNVVQESAGSGTRMALFPAPEDWDAARERAGVQTSLLSDMHAGEIETSILLHTHPELVRPGYETTDFLVDDRRHLLTLGMSAYTESGVIGRPSLASAEKGKQLLAGLVDSFEPYFSLVTSESATVTPGTAAADRHRS; encoded by the coding sequence ATGAGTAGTTCAGGATCGCAGTCGACGGTATCCGGTCTGTTGCCGCAGGACACCACGGAGGATGTCCGGGAACGCGGGTCCGGGGCCGTCCGGCAGGTCGCCGTGCTTCCTGTCGGCAGCTTCGAACAGCACGGTGCGTTCCTTCCGCTGGCCACCGACACGCTGGTCGCCTGTGCCATCGCGCGGGAAGTCGCCGCCGCGTATCCGGTCCATCTCCTTCCTCCGGTGACGATCTCCTGCTCGCACGAGCACGCGGCCTGGCCGGGAACCGTCAGCATCTCCTCCGTCACGCTCCACGCGGTGGTCCGGGACATCGCGGACTCGCTCCGCCGTTCGGGGGTCGAGACCCTGGTTCTGGTCAACGCGCACGGCGGAAATTACGTACTGGGCAATGTAGTTCAGGAATCCGCCGGCAGCGGTACCCGTATGGCGCTTTTCCCGGCCCCGGAGGACTGGGATGCGGCCAGGGAACGGGCGGGTGTACAGACCTCGCTGCTCAGTGATATGCACGCCGGGGAAATTGAGACCTCCATTCTCTTGCACACCCATCCGGAATTGGTCCGGCCCGGATACGAGACCACCGATTTCCTCGTCGACGATCGGCGGCATCTGCTCACCCTCGGTATGTCGGCCTATACGGAGTCGGGCGTCATCGGGCGCCCCTCGCTCGCTTCCGCGGAGAAGGGGAAGCAACTGCTGGCGGGGCTCGTCGATTCCTTCGAACCGTATTTCTCCTTGGTCACCTCGGAATCGGCCACCGTGACCCCCGGAACGGCGGCGGCGGACCGGCACCGTTCGTGA
- a CDS encoding class I SAM-dependent methyltransferase, whose translation MSMSTTPTGSPGSTATGAADTDPASGPAPLPAIPAPAGADPEVPRYAPQWLQLREPADAAARAHDLLDPLRIRLANRPGRPRDLVVHDLGCGTGSMGRWLAPRLDGAQHWVLHDRDPYLLHFATVGAPRAAADGSRVTVTTQRGDIGRLTPDALAGASLVTASALLDVLTPDEIDTLAEACVGAGCPALLTLSVVGRVELTPADPMDAEIGEAFNTHQRRGDLLGPDAINAACEAFGRLGATVRVNPSAWRLGAQESELAAEWLRGWVGAAVEQRPELAERADTYLQRRLAACAAGELRVVVHHMDLLALPRPAGGAS comes from the coding sequence ATGAGCATGAGCACCACCCCGACAGGGTCCCCCGGAAGTACGGCCACGGGAGCGGCTGACACCGACCCGGCCTCCGGGCCCGCCCCGCTGCCGGCGATTCCGGCGCCCGCGGGCGCCGACCCCGAGGTGCCGCGCTACGCCCCCCAGTGGCTCCAACTGCGCGAGCCCGCCGACGCCGCCGCGCGGGCCCACGACCTGCTCGACCCGCTGCGGATCCGGCTGGCGAACCGGCCGGGGCGGCCGAGGGACCTGGTCGTGCACGACCTCGGCTGCGGCACCGGCTCCATGGGGCGCTGGCTGGCACCCCGGCTCGACGGCGCCCAGCACTGGGTCCTGCACGACCGCGACCCGTATCTGCTGCACTTCGCCACCGTGGGCGCGCCCCGGGCGGCCGCCGACGGCAGCCGCGTCACGGTGACCACCCAGCGCGGCGACATCGGGCGGCTCACCCCGGACGCCCTCGCCGGTGCCTCGCTGGTGACCGCCTCCGCGCTCCTCGACGTCCTCACCCCCGACGAGATCGACACGCTCGCCGAGGCCTGCGTCGGCGCGGGCTGCCCGGCGCTGCTGACGCTCTCCGTCGTCGGACGGGTGGAACTGACCCCGGCCGACCCGATGGACGCGGAGATCGGCGAGGCCTTCAACACCCACCAGCGGCGGGGCGACCTCCTCGGACCCGACGCGATCAACGCGGCCTGCGAGGCCTTCGGGCGGCTGGGCGCGACCGTACGGGTGAACCCGAGCGCCTGGCGACTCGGCGCCCAGGAAAGTGAACTGGCGGCGGAGTGGCTGCGCGGCTGGGTCGGGGCGGCCGTCGAGCAGCGACCGGAGCTGGCGGAGCGTGCGGATACGTATCTGCAGCGCCGTCTGGCCGCCTGCGCCGCGGGCGAACTGCGGGTGGTCGTGCACCACATGGACCTGCTGGCACTGCCGAGGCCGGCGGGCGGGGCGTCATGA